gttttataattcaaaatacgTTTTGATAAACTGTATAtttaatatacatattaataatttaaagaactcacagactatttaactatTCTCACCCCTAACCGATGTAAAATACACAAACAAACTTAATATCTCTCTTGTATTTTGTCAATATGAAATTTGTCTAAGAATATCACATGCATACTCCCTTACAAAACTCAATGTCATCACTAAGGTTTGTCTCACCATCGTTTAAAATGATATGCAAAACTTCTCTCATACCATTTGTAATATATCTGGTATAATAGTTTGACccattgttaagatattgtttaCTTTAGACACACAGTCTATTATAGTTTTTGCTTATGGGCCTTGCAACCTCAAATAATCCTtaacagttttaaaaactcacagattatttaattagtcaAATTCTCTCACTTCTAACTAATATGGGATACACAGATAAAGCACAAACAAACCCAACGTCTTTATCGTGTTTTATCAATATGGAATTTGTCTAAAAGTAtcacaatgaaaatataaaaattggattaaaaacttaattactCAAATAAACATCtcatctatttttaattttttttaatcacctATATTACAGCAAAactatgtttatttattttgaaaacataaataaatacatatttatatatgttatcacataattagatattatattatttttaatttaaaattatttatttacttaatgatacatattaaataatatttatttatatacttaaaataaatatacgtaattttattatttatattatgggTATTGGTTAGGGCAAGTGTGAAGCGGAAAGCAAACATTGATGTTGATTGGGTGCGTCGTGAGAGAAATATATTGTGTAATTTATGCTTGATTGATAAACACTTTATTTGGCATAAATGACAGTGAAAACACAATCAATTTCAGCCATATTTTGATGTTTCTCTCTTGCATGCGCACATATCAGAAAGCGATGTCTACAGTTTACACATCATATCACAATCATGTGAGATGATACCTCATTTCTTGTATATTAgaccaaatgacttattcctaTCCCATGTTTCATGAACTCCTACATGggaattcattaattattaaaaatttaaatttttatttgtgaataattaaaattaataataattattatttaattaataatatattaaaaataatataactttctcttttttcctataagtttcaaaaattaacaatttctcatccagattaaactttaaaatcttatattttttctctattagACTTTCATGTCTCCTTTCAATGGCCTTTTTCCCTCGATGACCCCTTCTTCCCTAGTGACCCTTAGGTGACCGTATTCATCTCTGGACAAAGACGCTTCTAGCAATGATATAGTGTTTTGTCTAAAGATAAAGATGCCGACCCAAGGATCTTCGAGGGAAAAGGGGTCATCAGAGGAGAAGGTTGTCAGAATGAGAAAGTCGTCagagagagaaatgaaaacataacaacagaaaaatataatatttcaaagtttaatttcgAAATAACTTGTTAATTTTCGAAACTTAAGGGagaaatatataaagttttattacttttaatatattattggttaaatgaaaattttacccttagaactaactaatttattaattttcaataattaataggtACTAGTTTGAagattcaacaaatcttggatgggaataagtcttttaacctATATATTATTCCTTGGCTTCACATCAAATAAATGGCAGTTGAAAGGTCAAATGACTACCTCCTTtggatgaaataacaattttcacactttttaagtatgaaaatgttatttttttggcCTATCAAACAAAGTTGGTCATTAGTTTTAATAgctaaaagttattttattttgtttaaataatataattggatCAATATTACTTATACTCCcgattgtataaataaaatacactttaatattaaatacatttttttctttttttctattttcattttagcttaagtaaatttaaaaattaattattgttagcAACATTCATCACTGGCGAGGTCAAGAATCGCACTATGTGAATTTCAATCAAAATCGCACCAAATTAgtgtaattttaattgagaaaTTACAATGATATATGTAATGTTCAACTAAAATTATACCAAATTGATGAGATTTTAGCCGAGATTTGTACTAATAAATGTAATTCTCAATGCCACCggcaataattaattttaaaattacaatttatttttatttaaaattaatataaaataatgataaaattatatttagtaaaatactgaagataaaatgatatttaaattaagagtatttttatctttttgataattatataaaagattcaatcagataaaaagaaaattaccttCAAAGagtaatttgaatgataaaaaaagagattttatatataaaaaaacatgagTTTAAGTCTTCTTTgacgatatatcaaaattaaactgttCACTTATCTGATTAAGTGATTATAGAGTTAGTTACTAAACCGTCATTTATTTTAGTGATTAATCGACCATTAGATCGTTATTCGGCATAATTAAAATTGGTAAGCTTCTCTAACCGCAGGTATCACTAGATCTAGTCATTCAGATGCCTCCATGATTTAgctatttattaaactttaaaaacctagtataaaataatttctatcTATCCTCATGTTATACTAACAACGACCCCAATTAATAGAAGGGCAATTTCGTAATACCAACAAAAAATTCACAAGCCCCAAATAACAGTTCTCGTAAACCAATAGGGGTATCATTGTCAATTCACTGTCCGCCCCCATTTCAACCATTTAGAAGGCGGGCGCATATTCGAATATCCAAAAAGAATTATTCTTAACGCCGGAGGTATATCCTGTTCGCAAAACCAGGGGCCGATACGCCACGTAGATTCCAACAAACTACTGATGTGGCAAAATTGTTGGATCAGATTTTAAGAAGGAAGCAAAAAGGATGCAAGTGGCAGTCGAATGATATGTATTTTTTCTTGGCTCTGTTGAGAATGGCTGTCTGAATCAAGGACATGAAAGAAAGGGGGAAAGAAAGTTCCTCGTGTGTCATTTAGAAGGCAGCTCATAATAGTGGTTTGGCTTTTTGCATTTATGGAAGATGAAAGTCACTTTAAATGGGGGCACCCATTTTCTGTCCAAACAAATAGAAGAGAAAGGAGATAGCATTTGGATGAGGTTTCAATGAAAGAAGATGTAaacatcttaaaaatttaattttttctattatttatcaaatatcatatcatattatataatataaattttaaaaaataaaataataaaaaatttaattaatatgatattattttaaaaaatatcataatcattttaaaaaatttaagaattttcttatatatctctattatattattatttttactaaaatatatatcgatttgtatcaataatatgtatcatattaattcgatacacatcataatactttttttatatgtattgtatcatattataaaatgtatattatgtattataggatattgataacaaaatatatcaaatcatttaaatttaGCTGCAACTAAGACGTAATTAGAGATGAAAGAATAATAggaaaactgaatttttttttggtaataaagaaattttactTGAATTGGATCGTTCTTTCAAGATTGAAtcgattatttattaattaatcttataattattatactaaataagttaaaaattaattttaaaatatcgttGTATGGGGATTTTAGATGTTCGGTGAGGGATATTCAATTTCCAATATGTGTTGTGTACACATTTGTGGactttgttatttcattttctagcaatttatttaaatttgacttcaagagttaacaaaattaataaaatattaaaatttttaatataaaaatttggattCGAATTTCTCTcatacctataaaattttaaattatccagtataataattataaattcaaaattttaaattatttaatataataattataaatttaattactgtattataaatttatcttaatgcccaaaaaaaaaatttgtccagATTTAAAAGGTCCATTTATGTTGACGTTATAGAGTTGACATCCAGGGCTTGACCTAGTTTTGATTGAAGGATGACTACGGTGCTGAGGCAGGTGGAAATTCATATTAGAGAGAAAAAGTATTCAATTGGATGACGTGGCCACCGACTCCTCAGGAGGATTGCAATTTGATTTCAGGTGTTTTGTGATGTTAAAGCTAATCAACACAGAACAgaaatagtatataatataaattttttatcacaaAACAGTCCTATAGGATGCATTTATCAAATGACAcgtttcaaaaaaataaatatataatataaaatatattaaattaatatattatataataagatatatattttatgatattacatatattattaatataaattgatatgtttttaaaaaaaataatgatatagtaaaagtgtatataaaaaattttaatttttttaaaataatgatgtagtaattagattttttattttttattagttttttattattttattttttaaaaattatatcatacgatattatatttgatatacgatacaatatataattcgattatcatgattatacatataaaagagTTGTACACATGTCAAATAATGAGTAACACGTctattatgatataattgaattcatatttattcattaataaagCTCCAGATCATGATGTGCAATCATGGTGATCAACCCTCTATTATGTGTCATAGACTCCTTATTGTATTAGTAGtggataaatttgttattaatctATAATTAATCAGCCATTTATTCACAAATCACGAGCAACCTTCAGCAAAATATCATGATTATCCAACtgataaaaaatcaacaaacgACTAATATTAACATTTCATCAACCGATATTTCGTTAAGACTAATACATGAAATTAGTGTCTAtcttaaattatcattaatagaAATGTTTGGTCCGTCAAACAATGATCGCGTTAATATTAGATCAGATACCAAACTGTTAATATTAAGATCatagattttagtttattattataacTAGATGGTGAATTGATATATTTACTCTAATATTTAAGAgtgatgaataatttttttattaactataGTCTCGCTACACTTATCGACACAGTCAACCACCATCATTTTGATAGCCCTTCAAAAAATGTCATGTTAAGCTAGtgtcaaactaaattaattgaTGTAAAAAAACGTTATAgtaatctcaaatttaatgatCACATGCATTACTATCCATTAGAAGATATATTTAATGAACATTAAAATTACCGTTTATATGAAATCTTATTGATGGGTCAATTTAGGAGAAATGTCGATATACTCCCATGTGTTACACTAGACTTACaccaataattttgatatataagaTCTGTTACTATCTTTTAATGAGGACATTTAACattataatagttttattgtacCATCAATTGCCTTAGTCAAAATGATACCAAAACTATGAATACTTTTAAATTGACCATTTAATATACTTATAGTTACCTTAAGATCAAGCTATTCATTGACCCTAATGCGTATTATGATCTGGCCTTTTTTCTTGcttaaaatgagaaaacttttcaatttatcattttttttagaattaaacgACCGTgtttactttttaataaataaaaaaaattaggttatggATTCTTAATTCTCTTATTTACTGATtggaattgaataaaaattggaATCTCGTAtataaccatttaaaaaaacaaaggggtaaagatttcaaaattttgtaaggaAAATTCATTGTTGTGGTAAGAAATccagtgaattttttttttatttaccccaatttaaattaaaaattttttattgtcctttaaagattttttcatcaaatatttattatttcatattattaaaataggtttttataaatattaacaatagtTAAACAGTTATTTGGCTCATTGCCCTTCTTTTCATCCTTCTTTGTGATGACAGAACAAAACCCAAGCCATGGATGTTCTAATCTGCAGTAAGGATTTTGGTTTAGAGATTGCCCATGGGAGAAAGTCTTCTATGCTATACTAAGAGAATGTGAAACTCATAAACATTCACAAATGGTTAGTTTTACAACTTTCCTTATGAGTAATTTATGCATATGGTAAGTTAACCTAATGCATCCTTAATACAATTAGGAGgtgtttagtttggataatattttattataaaaaattatcttaaaaatagattatttaaaagattatttgatataaattattattatatttgataaaaattagtatgtataaataattattgtatttgattggggtaataaaagaatataaatatattattttagttaaatgtgtttaagtataattttttaaaaatatatttcatattaaaggtattttaattccaaaaaaaataataaattataataaaatcaatattacccagataatattttcatatataaaatagaagCAGTGATCaagatttaaatttactaaCCATCtcccctttttttaaatttttctgtcAAATCTACTTTACAATTACCAGATCTGTTGATTGAGAGGATGATTCTTGTCAAAGCACTAGGCTTAATTCAGTAATATGTCTCTGTTTTGTTTATGCCCTTTCATCTTATTGGTGTGTGTAAGGAGAGGATGTCTAACACTAATCCCTAGACTTTGTAGATAAAGAATTGGAATCCTATGAAATTTGATGTAACCTGTGGTTTTGACTTTAGAGGAAACAATTTGGTAAAACGAGAATAATCATCTACATACAAAATGCACATAAAACCTATACCAGTCACCTGTGGTGATGGCCCCGAACATCACTATGAACAAGTTCAAGAGGGGCAGATGCTTTTATGGTAAAAACAGGAAATGAAATTTGATGTATTTTGCCAAATTGACAATCTTCCCAAAATGGAATTTTGTTTGCATTAAATTCAGACAACCGGGGCAATCTGAACAAAACAGTAGCAGTTTTGTTATATGGATGTCCCAATCTTTCAGTCTTTTGGACATGCAAAACAGAGTTTGACAAGACTAGAACAGAATTATTATTCATCAAAACAGAGACTCACAATTTGCTGAAGTAGGCATAAATTTGGGTGATAGACATTGGGCCTCGAAGCAGAGTGGCCTTCGACTTCTTGTCCTTTACAACACTCAAATCAGAAAAAACATTCAACgacattattatttttgtgaaCTTTAAAATACTTAAGtagattttgttataattttagaCGTACAAAGTATATTTTCCAGAATGAAAGAAGGTAAAAACCACTTGATTTTTAAATCATGACAAGCAATTGATGAATTTTTACCAATTGACCGTGCTACTAGTATTGATGGTTGATCgtccttgaatataatattaactgactaataaattttttattataaaaataagaacaaataaatttaatgtttaatacttctttattattatataataaataaaaataaaaatagaaatattaattttatcttatgaattattatgaatgtaaaatatttttgttcacataataatactatattttattttcaaatatttaatgaaaaattaaaaagcccAAGAGacttttttatctatattcttatcttttaatttttttaaaattttttacttataaattataaatctattaattttaaaaacaaaattattataaactaaatttttttttttaacattaaaaattaataatttttcttattcaaaaatttaaaaaattacaacttttttctctcttatctATCAACTTAGAGCGAAGTGAAACCTTCTGTTTTTTCTTCTCCATCAACTTAAGAGTAAAGTGAAACCCTCCTCAACAATACAAAATAACGATAAAACGATCGAATTAACCATTATTTGGCTAAATTCAAAAGCATCCTACCACTGAATCCAACTGAATCATGACTGCTTTAGCTATCAATAGCTTTAAGATTTACATTCAACCGCCCACTGATTTGccacctttttatttttcttcgaTCAAATTCATCActagtaattgaaaaaatatgttaataagaATATCGATCAACCCTAGTTGcccagatttaaaaaaaaatgaaaaaaattgcaaaCTGTAATAAAGGAATAAATAcgattttttaatcttttagattgaaaaaaagattatttgtttttaaaattataaagaaaaaataaaatattaaaattaatatattcgtttataaataggtaaaaaaaattcaaaataaaaaataaatatttaaaaaagcaaCCAACTTCGAgtagaaataagtcttttgaccaactaaaatcaacaaaacttgcgaaaaattaaaataaatcaaaatcagataACCTCTTTTTACTAATTAAGAAGATGAAAATCTTGGCATGATTTAAGAATCAGATTCAAAATGTTGCCCACCTCCCACCTCACACCTCACTACCACAGTCAAccaattacaaaattattcaataaaaattaaaaacccatCGCTTTTCACTCAACGTTAACGTGAAACACGTCACTCCTCTCCTCTTCCTTAACCTTGGGCATCACCACTTTCAGTACACCGTTTTTCATCTCCGCCTTGATCTCGTTGGTCTTGTACATCTTCTCCGACAAGTCAATTCTGCTCGTGTACCTTCGAACGCTCTCTTCATCGTCACCTTCTTTTGCTCCTTCGCCTTTGATCACCAGAGTGTTCTGTTCCACTGACACCTTCACATCTTCCTTTCCTAGCCCCGGCATGTCGATTCGGAGATTCAGGGCATTTTCGTCTTCTTTCGCATCCCAGCCTCGGCGTATCCCACCACGTGTCCCGGCAAAAAACGGATTCTCTGTCATTTGGTCCATCAAGTTCAACACCTGGCTCAAGCTCCTTGTTGGAGAGAACGGATCAAACACATCTACGATTAATCAAAACAGATAAATTGTTAGCtgatttcaaaattgaaacacaAATTGACAGTGATTTAAAGAATTGAAAGACGGATGTATGCATACTTGAGAATAAATCGCGGCGTCGAGAACCAGAACGATGGTCAACATCAAGGTCACGGTCGTCGGACTCGTTATCGTATTGACGTACAGCCTTGGTGTTGAAAAAGTGAGAGGCTGAGGTGGCAGTCGGAGTGATCGTACGACTAAGAGACCGTGAGAGAAGACTTGGGGATGCAAGCCTCTTGAGAACCAGAGAAGAAGCCATTGATAAGTCTGCGCAAACGcttaaaaaacagaaaaagttACACTGAAATACTTCAAAAAGACAAAATGGGGAGAAAGGTGAAAGCATATTTATAGGAGGGGCGAAGTTCCgagaagaaagagaaggttCTGGAGAGATTTTTGTTACTGATGATTCCGGAAGGAGGACACATCATCGATCACGTGGAAATATGACACATATTTTTCCCCCTGCGCACGCACCTTGCGCTTcaagtaaaattataaacagGCCACTAGGCTTATCCTCATCTTATAccgtaaaattttaaatttttacccatacttttttacaattcaaatatttattaataaattaaatttatagaaacttttatttagaattaaaaataaaattattatttaataacaatatttgaaagaaccaaattttatattatatttattagatttatTCTCACTTAAGATTTAATACAAACATAAATTTCTAttcataagattttaaaaatttaaacacttatttatcatctaatttttgttaaaatttattattaaagataagagTAGGGGATgtgcataatttggtttaaactataaaaccGGATCAAACCGTTCaaaaattacagtttgatttggtttggattaaaaaattctttaaaaacaGTTTACAGTTTGGGTTACGATTTGAACggtttttaaaccaaatcaaactgtaaaccgtgtatatatatatatatatatatatacacacttgtATAtgcaggttttttttttggaaaattaaaaagtttttttttttcttgccaTATGTTGAATGTGCTTTGTTTTAGGTTTGTGTTTATGATGttattactataaattaaacatgttatatttataatagtattattataattttattaaatttcacatatGGAAGACATCGatgatgatttttcattaattatgtcttttaattatggttattattcatttattttttcttgaatttgaaaaattgaaagtgaatacTTTTTATTCGGTTTGAACCGTACACCAAACTGCACCAAACCGTATATTTTCAGTctggtttagtttggtttgaaattttttcaaatcgtttttttcaatttgggttGAACAATATTGTAAACCACACCAAACTAGACCATACACACTCCtagataagagtaaaatcgtcatttaactaCTAAaccttaaaagtttatataatattcttcgcttaatttgaaaaattaacaatttcttcttataattaaattttgaaaaaaaaattttccttaaggttttttttgttttctctgatGATTGAAATTTGTTCCCGTAACAGCCAACCTTTCCACCATTTTTTTCTCCTGTTAACCTTTCCATTGTAATAGTTTCGTTGGACAAAGACAAACCATCTTCATCTAACAAAGATAATTCATCATCTTCGTCTTTTTAGTTAAACTAAGACAAATTTTCTTTGTCCAATGAAACTGTTAAGGTGGGAAGATTGACAATGGGAGAAGAAGATAGTAGGAAGACTGACTGATTACGGAAACAAATTCTGATCATcagagaatgaagaaaaaatcttatggagaaaaaatgaattttttaaaattaacctttgaggaaaattgtttatttatcaatgagagaaaattgtatttattaattattaaataacaattttattcttatcccttacaaaaaattctaacataaattaaataacaggtgagtgtttaagtttCTAAAACCCCACAAATGAAAGTTTatatttgcatcaaaccttgggtgggaacaagaaTTTTGgcattttcaaaacttttgtataattctaaattaacaaaaattgaaaataattttttaaatatttaaattataaaaaaagttacTCTTCTTTTTTTCACTCCAATCTTTTCTGTCGTCAtgtaataatacaataaatttttgaaaatattatggtcttaatgatatttttagtgggttattataaattttaaaaaagattggggtcttttaaaatttttaacatatcttttTGCCCCTTAATAGCTCTAAAAGTAATAGTTACacatcaaaaaaattgaataaaatgcaacaatatttttaaaaattaaattatcatatttaaaaatttgaatataataaaaatttgtttttttattattaaaattattattttacccttgtaTTGACAGTTTTTCTGAACAAAGTTTGAGTTTGGATGGTTAAACGTTATTTATGCAAACTAAGGGTGGAAAGTGTTCgtagaccaaaccttgggttggaaaacgtcatttacttttttatttctttctggTTTTAAATTGGggaatttaaatgaaaaagctCATTACAGCTTGCAATAATATATCAACAGCAAGATGctagaaaactaaaatttgtaattaacaTTATAAACTGCCCgacttataaaactttaatatgttGGGAATAATCTATAATTAgtatttaatattatgtatatatatttttatatataatttaagtatataaataacatattatcatatattttaagtatacgataaaatattatttatatataaaaaatatatataataataattttattattattgtattaataattGAAGTGGAAAAGTTACTTGTTTAAAGAGgcattgaaataatttttaggtCAAAAGAATTATTTCCACAAGGTTTAGTATATTAATAAACTCCCAAtcacaatttttcaattaaatattcacctatcattcaatttaaattaaagtttgatattaatattaacgtaaaaatattatttaataattttattaaaaaaattaaaatttattcttttttctcattttagatttaaaaattgataatatcccttttattttaattttaagtttgcAAATCTGACATTTCCTCCCAGCTTTTAGGGTTTTACATTTACACTTTAAGAAACATAAGCGTACATTACAGAGGCTTAAAAAACCAGAGACAACTGTGAACTGTGGAGAGGGTATCATGCAAATaagtgaaagaaaatattacaacttgaatttgaatttgaatttgaatttgaatttgaatttgaatttgagaggggggttttgattgaaaataaaaaaagattagtctattaatttattttttattatttcataaaaacgTTTGATTAAAAACTTAAgaaagttattttaataatttattttttattatatatattatttttttgatttataaagcgtttaatttaagtaatattttattattaaaattaaaagattatcttaatgataaattatttagaatattattttgtataaataattaatatatttgataaaatttaatagacataaataattattgtgtttaattataggtaataaaataataataataaattattttacttaaatgcccttgagtataattattctaaaatattttttatattacttgttatattaactGAAAATAaggttgtttttgttaaaaaattaataaataagaatataattataataaaatcaaaattaacatgGTAATCTTTGAATAATTAAGTGAAAgtagtaatcaaattactatttatattacctgtcacatcaccattggtaatagaagattaccatcatatttcattactgacaaaccaaataaagtaatataagtaataaaagataaattaccaagataatttttattacttaggAACCAACTGcctttataagtaataaaagattttgataatcttctattatcaatgatgatgtgacaggtaatatataaagtaatttaattatcacttccaccttatgtattaaaagatttacaatgtaatcttaattttattataactatatccttatttcttaatttttttagggtaaaaataatctcattttcaattaatataacaaataatataaaaaatattttaaaataatcaaacctACGGGCgtttaagtaaaacaatatactagaatttttttattacctctaaccaaatataataattatttatttatatccatttttatcaaattgtatcaaatatagtaataatttatatctaataatattctAGACAATCtttctatttaataataaaacatttatcaAACTAAACATCCtctataagtaataaaatattttggtaatctTCTATCACTAATAGTGATATaacaattaacataaataataattttattactacttttaccttagatatttagatatttaaatattactaaagtaatatttaatttattataattatatttttatttattaattttttaagctaaaaataacattattttcaattaatataataaataacataaaatatattttaaaataattatgttcaaaaatatttaagtcaaataatatattaatattttttattacctttaaccgaacacaataattaataataatttatacttaatatttttctaattaatctatctttaaacCCTTTTAGCTGccccaaaaatttttaaaaactttaatttcacccatttttgaatttcagtatCTAGCATTCTCTCCACTCTACTCCATTGCTTGAGCCAAATCAACGTCAGTCTTGTCTT
The genomic region above belongs to Mangifera indica cultivar Alphonso chromosome 15, CATAS_Mindica_2.1, whole genome shotgun sequence and contains:
- the LOC123197615 gene encoding heat shock 22 kDa protein, mitochondrial-like, which produces MASSLVLKRLASPSLLSRSLSRTITPTATSASHFFNTKAVRQYDNESDDRDLDVDHRSGSRRRDLFSNVFDPFSPTRSLSQVLNLMDQMTENPFFAGTRGGIRRGWDAKEDENALNLRIDMPGLGKEDVKVSVEQNTLVIKGEGAKEGDDEESVRRYTSRIDLSEKMYKTNEIKAEMKNGVLKVVMPKVKEEERSDVFHVNVE